The following are encoded in a window of Pseudomonas sp. St316 genomic DNA:
- a CDS encoding TolC family protein, which translates to MRFLITMCLALMPLGALADDTYVDLWQLHQEAQGADPRVLRAQALTRSGEGKERAAFGQLLPQLNASGSVNRGRRDDDLNRIQYNGKRMAVMLNQVIYDPQVWRSYQKYIELARQSGYESADTQVQASIDLSERYFAVLAAEDELSLVRSELAATERNLKRVKALYARQMAMVTDALDLEARVDTLKADEIEASNKVLVSREAISELVGRDVSERFKRIGDNPAFSLPAQAQDYWVQTALDSNPALQAREHSVRAAEAAIDENKAGHLPRLGLNLTAQRSDIGYEGAVTPRSDNLVASLDLQMPLYSGGSTRARVSSSESDKEVAQQELEALRRQVIKETRTAYLGMSAELSRIKATRRALESAEKSRMATEKAFGYGVKNAVDVLDSIKEEFRARRDFYQSQYKFVTSLLVLHRWSGRLGDGDIRQANEWLVAP; encoded by the coding sequence ATGAGGTTCCTGATCACGATGTGCCTGGCCCTCATGCCGCTGGGAGCGCTCGCTGACGATACTTATGTCGACCTGTGGCAATTGCACCAGGAAGCGCAGGGGGCTGATCCGCGTGTCCTGCGGGCACAAGCCCTGACTCGAAGCGGCGAGGGCAAGGAGCGGGCGGCCTTCGGTCAATTGTTGCCGCAGCTCAACGCCAGCGGCAGCGTCAACCGCGGCCGGCGCGACGACGACTTGAACCGTATCCAGTACAACGGTAAACGCATGGCCGTGATGCTCAATCAGGTGATCTACGATCCGCAGGTCTGGCGCAGTTACCAGAAGTACATTGAGTTGGCCCGGCAAAGTGGTTACGAGTCGGCCGATACCCAGGTGCAAGCCAGCATTGATTTGTCCGAGCGCTATTTCGCCGTTCTTGCGGCAGAGGACGAGTTGTCGCTGGTGCGCAGCGAACTTGCGGCGACCGAGCGCAACCTCAAGCGGGTCAAGGCCCTGTACGCGCGGCAGATGGCAATGGTGACCGATGCACTGGATCTTGAGGCGCGAGTGGATACGCTCAAGGCTGATGAGATCGAAGCCAGCAATAAAGTCCTGGTCAGTCGTGAAGCCATTTCCGAACTGGTGGGGCGCGATGTCAGCGAGCGGTTCAAGCGCATCGGCGACAATCCTGCTTTCAGCCTGCCGGCGCAAGCGCAAGACTACTGGGTGCAGACAGCGCTCGACAGCAACCCGGCACTGCAGGCTCGGGAACACAGCGTCCGCGCCGCCGAGGCGGCTATCGATGAAAACAAGGCGGGTCATCTTCCCCGGCTGGGCCTGAACTTGACGGCGCAACGCAGTGATATTGGCTATGAAGGCGCCGTGACGCCTCGCTCAGACAACCTCGTTGCCTCCCTGGACTTGCAGATGCCGCTCTACAGCGGCGGCTCCACCCGTGCACGGGTATCGAGTTCCGAAAGTGACAAGGAAGTCGCCCAGCAGGAACTGGAGGCCCTGCGTCGTCAGGTCATCAAGGAAACCCGCACGGCTTATCTCGGCATGAGCGCCGAACTCAGCCGGATCAAGGCAACACGGCGTGCGCTGGAGTCTGCCGAGAAGTCACGCATGGCCACGGAAAAAGCCTTTGGCTACGGCGTCAAGAATGCCGTCGATGTGCTGGACAGCATCAAGGAAGAGTTTCGTGCACGGCGTGATTTCTATCAGTCCCAATACAAGTTCGTGACCAGCCTGCTGGTGCTGCATCGCTGGAGCGGAAGATTGGGAGATGGGGATATTCGCCAGGCCAATGAATGGCTGGTTGCGCCATAA
- a CDS encoding HlyD family type I secretion periplasmic adaptor subunit, producing the protein MLNSKHSSAMLLVDDTPVRRVGYLMLLVTFGLFGGWAALAPLDSSALAPGVVTVKSYRKTVQHLEGGIVRELRVHDGDRVKTGDVLLVLDNTQARSEMEAMRSQLIAALQLQARLEAERDALPEPLAVPALDPADPRVQEARDSEARIFQTRRTSLLGEIGLQEKTIGQIEEQIRGFKAIIASKQALAASYQEEIVDLRALLAEGYVDKQRLREQERSLSRLQTEIAESQSEIAQAHVHIDEARLKILQLKKTFASEVAGLLGDARTKVYELRERLATLQDRDQRTDILAPESGMVMGMTVHTLGAVVSPGTALLDIVPANEELIIEAQVSPMDIDRIALGKLADIRFSAFKSSTTPVIEGRLVQISADRLINKDTGTAYYLARVALTDKGRQTLGNLTLVPGMPVEVLVNTGARTLLQYLIQPASNVFARSLIED; encoded by the coding sequence ATGCTAAACAGTAAACACTCATCTGCCATGTTGCTTGTCGACGACACACCGGTCCGTCGCGTCGGTTACCTCATGCTGCTGGTCACCTTTGGCCTGTTCGGTGGCTGGGCTGCGTTAGCCCCGCTCGACAGTTCGGCACTCGCGCCGGGCGTGGTTACGGTCAAAAGCTACCGCAAGACAGTGCAGCACCTTGAAGGCGGCATCGTGCGCGAACTGCGCGTGCATGACGGTGATCGGGTGAAAACCGGCGATGTGTTGCTGGTGCTCGACAACACCCAGGCCCGTTCGGAAATGGAAGCCATGCGCAGCCAGTTGATTGCCGCTCTTCAATTGCAGGCCAGGTTGGAGGCTGAGCGCGACGCATTGCCCGAGCCTCTGGCGGTGCCTGCCCTGGATCCCGCGGACCCACGAGTGCAAGAGGCCCGCGACAGTGAAGCCCGGATCTTCCAGACCCGACGGACCTCGTTGCTGGGCGAAATCGGCTTGCAAGAGAAGACCATCGGACAAATCGAAGAACAGATTCGCGGATTCAAGGCCATCATCGCCAGCAAGCAAGCGCTGGCGGCTTCCTATCAAGAAGAAATAGTCGATTTGCGGGCACTGCTTGCCGAAGGCTACGTGGACAAACAGCGACTGCGCGAGCAGGAGCGCAGCCTCTCTCGCCTGCAAACCGAAATAGCTGAAAGCCAGTCCGAGATTGCGCAAGCGCATGTCCATATCGACGAGGCGAGATTGAAGATACTGCAGTTGAAAAAGACCTTCGCCAGCGAAGTCGCCGGCCTGTTGGGCGATGCACGGACCAAGGTGTACGAACTGCGCGAGCGACTGGCCACCCTGCAGGACCGCGATCAACGTACCGATATCCTCGCGCCCGAGTCCGGAATGGTCATGGGCATGACGGTCCATACCCTCGGCGCCGTGGTCAGCCCAGGCACTGCGCTGCTGGACATCGTTCCCGCCAACGAAGAGCTGATCATCGAGGCGCAGGTGTCGCCGATGGACATCGACCGCATCGCGTTGGGCAAGCTGGCGGACATTCGCTTCAGCGCGTTCAAGAGCAGCACCACGCCCGTCATCGAAGGTCGGTTGGTGCAGATTTCCGCCGACCGCCTGATCAACAAGGACACCGGCACGGCTTATTACCTGGCACGCGTGGCGCTGACGGACAAAGGACGTCAGACGCTGGGCAACCTGACCCTGGTGCCGGGAATGCCGGTCGAAGTGCTGGTCAATACGGGCGCGCGAACGCTGTTGCAATACTTGATACAGCCGGCGAGCAATGTGTTCGCCCGTTCGTTGATCGAGGACTGA